In Salinisphaera sp. LB1, one genomic interval encodes:
- a CDS encoding LysR substrate-binding domain-containing protein, producing MTVAAMKQPVDPELLRTFMCVADTGTFTAAARQVHRSQAAVSLQMRKLQEEMGARLFEKAGRCKRLTADGEKLRVHAHRILQAYEAAAAAFDREPLSGHIRFAAPDDFAATLLPDLLARFSKTHPEVGVELYCNTTANILRRIEAGSLDMAVITSGSGDDFGRVIQRGALVWIGSPETAVYDHDPLPLALFPEGCRFRKDALHALEQAGIRYRLAYTCVSLSAVTAAVGAGLAVSVLPHRCLPDLSARVVELIAARHLPALPDYELSVWRNSASGNTALLDHLENYLRQGSVTATAHSARRFESFSAGPTPVSDG from the coding sequence GTGACGGTAGCCGCCATGAAACAGCCAGTCGATCCCGAGTTATTGAGAACATTTATGTGCGTCGCCGATACGGGCACGTTTACCGCCGCCGCCAGGCAGGTTCACCGCAGCCAAGCCGCAGTCAGCTTGCAGATGCGCAAACTTCAGGAGGAGATGGGTGCGCGTTTGTTCGAAAAGGCCGGTCGATGTAAACGACTCACCGCCGACGGTGAAAAACTACGGGTTCATGCGCACCGTATCCTGCAAGCCTACGAAGCGGCGGCCGCCGCCTTCGATCGGGAGCCGCTGAGCGGTCATATCCGTTTTGCCGCACCGGACGATTTCGCGGCCACGCTCTTGCCCGACCTGCTGGCGCGTTTCTCGAAGACGCATCCCGAAGTCGGCGTCGAGTTGTACTGCAATACCACCGCCAATATCTTGCGCCGCATCGAGGCCGGCAGTCTGGACATGGCAGTGATTACCAGCGGGTCCGGCGACGACTTCGGCCGCGTCATTCAACGCGGCGCGCTTGTCTGGATCGGGTCGCCGGAAACCGCGGTCTACGATCACGACCCGTTGCCCCTGGCGTTGTTTCCCGAAGGCTGCCGCTTTCGTAAAGACGCATTGCACGCGTTGGAACAAGCCGGCATTCGCTATCGTTTGGCCTATACCTGTGTCAGCCTTTCAGCGGTGACCGCGGCCGTCGGTGCCGGTCTGGCGGTCAGTGTACTCCCCCATCGCTGCCTGCCCGACTTATCGGCCCGCGTGGTCGAGTTGATTGCGGCGCGGCATCTGCCGGCATTGCCCGATTACGAACTGTCGGTCTGGCGCAATAGCGCCAGTGGTAACACCGCGCTGCTCGACCACTTGGAAAACTACCTCCGGCAGGGCTCGGTCACTGCCACGGCACACTCGGCGCGTAGGTTTGAGTCCTTTAGCGCCGGACCGACGCCGGTTTCGGATGGTTGA
- a CDS encoding GNAT family N-acetyltransferase, which translates to MKRLVKTTYLEMREPGQLRPAKSGYDRFQLIQSEIASPEFNRFLYAGVGAEWFWTSRLSWTDTDWLAHLNRPETEIWAAHVSGTPAGYFELEFQKDKRVEVVYFGLLPTFIGTGIGGAFLTTAISRAWDMGAERVWVHTCTLDHPKALQNYQDRGFKIFHTEEAMEEIPEAFS; encoded by the coding sequence ATGAAGCGTCTTGTTAAAACAACCTACCTGGAGATGCGTGAACCCGGACAGTTGCGACCCGCAAAATCTGGCTACGACCGGTTTCAATTAATCCAGAGCGAAATAGCGTCGCCCGAGTTTAATCGTTTCCTGTACGCTGGCGTCGGCGCTGAATGGTTCTGGACTTCACGGCTCTCATGGACGGATACAGACTGGCTTGCCCACCTGAATCGTCCTGAAACCGAGATATGGGCCGCCCATGTCTCGGGTACGCCGGCGGGCTATTTCGAACTTGAATTTCAGAAAGACAAACGTGTTGAAGTCGTATATTTCGGGCTTCTACCCACCTTTATTGGTACGGGTATCGGGGGCGCGTTTCTGACGACAGCCATTTCCCGGGCCTGGGATATGGGCGCCGAGCGCGTATGGGTGCACACCTGCACACTGGATCACCCCAAAGCGCTACAGAATTACCAAGATCGCGGATTCAAAATATTTCATACCGAAGAAGCGATGGAAGAGATCCCCGAGGCGTTTTCATAG
- a CDS encoding DJ-1/PfpI family protein, whose protein sequence is MTSAAPTTHIVFPLYPGVTHLDFCGPHQVFARLPGVHLSVASEGGRDIEAEGLVFAGLEDLATITHCNVLCVPGGFGCVEAMERPGFMAAIRRLAGSADYVTSVCTGSLILAAAGLLEGRHAACHWAWRHMLTEFAAIPDEGRVVNDGNIWTGGGVTAGIDFALALVARIAGVGVAQTIQLALEYAPAPPFDSGRPDLAPETVVNGYREKLADVLRDREAAIRRVAAGRANRASQ, encoded by the coding sequence ATGACAAGCGCCGCTCCTACAACGCATATCGTGTTCCCACTGTATCCGGGCGTAACCCATCTGGATTTTTGCGGCCCGCATCAGGTCTTTGCGCGCCTGCCCGGCGTTCACCTCAGCGTAGCCTCGGAAGGCGGCCGGGATATCGAGGCGGAAGGGTTGGTATTCGCAGGTCTGGAAGACCTTGCGACGATTACGCACTGCAATGTGCTGTGCGTGCCGGGCGGATTCGGCTGCGTGGAGGCGATGGAGCGTCCCGGATTCATGGCCGCGATCCGGCGCCTGGCCGGTTCGGCCGACTACGTGACATCGGTATGCACTGGCTCATTGATTCTGGCGGCCGCCGGTCTGTTAGAGGGGCGGCACGCGGCTTGTCATTGGGCATGGCGGCATATGCTGACCGAATTCGCCGCGATCCCCGACGAGGGCCGCGTCGTCAATGACGGTAATATCTGGACCGGTGGCGGGGTAACGGCCGGCATCGACTTCGCGCTCGCGCTGGTCGCCCGGATCGCCGGCGTGGGCGTGGCGCAGACCATCCAGCTCGCGCTCGAATACGCGCCCGCGCCGCCATTCGATTCCGGCCGCCCCGATCTGGCACCGGAAACGGTCGTCAATGGATATCGTGAAAAGCTGGCTGATGTGCTGCGCGATCGCGAAGCCGCCATCCGCCGCGTCGCTGCTGGTCGCGCTAACCGAGCATCGCAATGA
- a CDS encoding SGNH/GDSL hydrolase family protein, which translates to MALAQRLFVLVFVGVNDFTARTSSRQWADNLRKVVSLLKTRFQARDILLASVPPMHQFPALPQPLRRWLGARAKRLNRIMRHIPQDNAACRFIPVIFPADKVYVVVDGFHPGAAAYTLWADRIAEIIQSELEAVATSF; encoded by the coding sequence GTGGCCTTGGCCCAGCGCCTGTTTGTCTTGGTTTTCGTCGGCGTCAACGATTTCACAGCACGCACGTCGTCGAGGCAGTGGGCCGACAATCTGCGGAAAGTTGTTTCGTTACTCAAAACGAGGTTTCAAGCCCGCGACATTTTGCTGGCCAGCGTGCCGCCGATGCATCAATTCCCGGCGCTGCCACAGCCCTTGCGCCGGTGGCTGGGTGCACGCGCGAAAAGACTCAATCGAATCATGCGACATATTCCGCAGGATAACGCGGCGTGTCGTTTTATTCCGGTGATCTTTCCCGCCGACAAAGTCTATGTCGTAGTCGATGGCTTCCATCCGGGCGCGGCGGCGTATACGTTATGGGCAGATCGCATCGCTGAAATTATCCAATCCGAGTTGGAAGCCGTCGCTACCTCTTTTTAA
- a CDS encoding GlxA family transcriptional regulator, with protein sequence MTYRVGFFVFPDFHILDLTGPLSVFDSAGHFGRAYSADIQVLSMAGGLIRSSSGLVTDTTRWNHQPVDTFIVVGGRGSRAASACVDSVAAVRYAGTTVRRIASVCTGAFVLAATGLLDGRKATTHWRHAGELQSRFPRILVDGECIFIQDDRFWSSAGITAGIDLALALIESDFGPELSRAIAGELVVYHRRSGGQSQFSALQALQPASDRVRVALEYAHAHLQTELSIECLASAAALSARQLTRRFKAETGLTPARAVERLRVKEARRLLGDGGLSVAQIARAVGFANPERMRRAFIRRLGHPPQALRRASR encoded by the coding sequence ATGACTTACCGCGTCGGCTTCTTCGTATTTCCGGATTTCCATATCCTCGATCTCACCGGTCCATTGTCGGTGTTCGATAGTGCCGGCCATTTCGGTCGCGCCTACAGCGCCGACATCCAGGTGTTATCCATGGCCGGTGGTTTGATTCGCAGCTCGTCGGGCCTGGTCACGGACACGACTCGCTGGAACCACCAACCCGTTGATACATTCATCGTGGTCGGTGGCCGCGGTTCTCGGGCCGCTTCGGCCTGTGTCGACAGCGTAGCCGCCGTGCGATACGCCGGCACCACAGTGCGCCGGATCGCCAGCGTTTGCACCGGCGCCTTTGTGCTCGCCGCAACCGGCCTGCTCGACGGGCGCAAGGCGACCACACACTGGCGCCACGCGGGCGAGCTACAAAGCCGGTTTCCAAGGATTCTTGTCGACGGCGAGTGTATCTTTATTCAGGACGACCGATTCTGGTCATCTGCTGGAATCACGGCCGGCATCGATCTGGCCCTGGCGCTGATCGAGTCTGATTTCGGACCGGAACTCTCGCGAGCGATCGCTGGCGAATTGGTGGTCTATCATCGACGCTCGGGCGGCCAGTCGCAGTTTTCGGCCTTGCAAGCGCTGCAACCGGCGTCGGATCGTGTTCGTGTCGCGCTGGAATATGCACATGCGCATCTGCAAACCGAGCTGTCGATCGAATGCCTGGCCTCGGCAGCCGCGCTCAGCGCGCGACAACTCACGCGGCGGTTCAAGGCCGAAACCGGCCTGACACCTGCGCGAGCGGTCGAGCGCCTTCGGGTGAAAGAAGCAAGACGACTGCTCGGCGACGGCGGACTATCCGTGGCACAAATCGCCCGCGCCGTTGGCTTCGCCAACCCCGAACGGATGCGGCGAGCCTTCATCCGACGTCTCGGCCATCCACCACAGGCGCTACGGCGCGCCAGCCGTTAA